The following proteins are encoded in a genomic region of Protaetiibacter sp. SSC-01:
- a CDS encoding DNA-directed RNA polymerase subunit beta' — protein MIDATTFDQLRIGLATSKDIREWSYGEVKKPETINYRTLKPEKDGLFGEQIFGPSRDWECSCGKYKRVRFKGIVCERCGVEVTKSSVRRERMGHIELAAPVTHIWYFKGVPSRLGYLLDMAPKDLEKVIYFAAYMVIDVDEEGRHADLPGLENELRLEIKNLEQQRDDRINARLVQLEGDLAALEEEGAKSDQKRKVKDAGEKEMSQIRKSYDEQIKQLEEVWEQFRTLKVGDLKPEDSVFHELQDRFGLYFEAHMGAEAIKRRLESFDLEAEAELLHEQIANGKGQKKIRAIKRLRVVNSFLQTGNSPAAMVLDVVPVIPPELRPMVQLDGGRFATSDLNDLYRRVINRNNRLRRLLDLGAPEIIVNNEKRMLQEAVDALFDNGRRGRPVTGTGNRALKSLSDMLKGKQGRFRQNLLGKRVDYSGRSVIIVGPQLKLHQCGLPKQMALELFKPFVIKRLIDLSHAQNIKAAKRMVERSRPQVWDVLEEIIRERPVLLNRAPTLHRLGIQAFEPQLVEGKAIQLHPLVCAAFNADFDGDQMAVHLPLSVEAQAEARVLMLASNNILKPSDGRPVTLPSQDMIIGLHHLTTVKEGAVGEGRAFASIAEAILAKDEGTLDLNAKVRIRLEGVYLENADEDFVQGSTKVLETTLGRALFNQALPTDYWYVEAVADKGKISAIVNDLAERYPKVEVAAALDRIKDAGFYWATRSGVTVALSDIITPQDKPAIVSKHEKQAAKIQSEFDKGLIDDATRRKELIDIWTEATNEIAKSMQESYPKDNNIFRMVSSGARGNWLQVRNISGIRGLVANPKGETIARPIISSYREGLSVAEYFIATHGARKGLADTALRTADSGYLTRRLVDVSQDVIIREDDCGTTKGLEIRIAAKIGDELVRDENVENSVYARSLAEDAVDAKGEVVAPAGSDVGDVLINELIAAGVETVKVRSVLTCESAVGVCAACYGRSLATGKLVDIGEAVGIIAAQSIGEPGTQLTMRTFHQGGTAGADDITQGLPRVTELFEARTPKGASPIAEAAGRIEIEDTEKQRRIILTPDNGDEPILYPVLKRATLLVEDGQHVELGQQFVVGNLDPKEVLRVQGVRAVQKHLVDGVQGVYRSQGVPIHDKHIEVIVRQMMRKVTVVEHGDTELLPGELVDRSRYTEINRAAIVEGKKPASARQEVMGITKASLATESWLSAASFQETTRVLTQAAMEGRSDPLVGLKENVIIGQLIPAGTGLSKYRNVSVEATEEAKAERYPNRIFADDSAFSEADLSFVDFDSFSSDDFQPGTYN, from the coding sequence GTGATCGACGCAACAACTTTCGACCAGCTGCGCATCGGCCTCGCCACGAGCAAGGACATCCGCGAGTGGTCGTACGGCGAGGTCAAGAAGCCGGAGACGATCAACTACCGCACGCTCAAGCCCGAGAAGGACGGTCTGTTCGGTGAGCAGATCTTCGGGCCGAGCCGCGACTGGGAGTGCTCGTGCGGCAAGTACAAGCGCGTGCGCTTCAAGGGCATTGTCTGCGAGCGCTGCGGCGTGGAGGTCACCAAGAGCTCCGTCCGTCGTGAGCGCATGGGCCACATCGAGCTCGCCGCCCCGGTGACGCACATCTGGTACTTCAAGGGCGTTCCGAGCCGTCTCGGCTACCTGCTCGACATGGCGCCGAAGGACCTCGAGAAGGTCATCTACTTCGCCGCGTACATGGTGATCGACGTCGACGAGGAGGGCCGCCACGCGGACCTCCCCGGCCTCGAGAACGAGCTGCGCCTCGAGATCAAGAACCTCGAGCAGCAGCGCGACGACCGCATCAACGCGCGTCTCGTGCAGCTCGAGGGCGACCTCGCCGCGCTCGAGGAGGAGGGCGCCAAGTCCGACCAGAAGCGCAAGGTCAAGGACGCCGGCGAGAAGGAGATGTCGCAGATCCGCAAGTCGTACGACGAGCAGATCAAGCAGCTCGAGGAGGTGTGGGAGCAGTTCCGCACCCTCAAGGTCGGTGACCTCAAGCCCGAGGACTCGGTCTTCCACGAGCTGCAGGACCGCTTCGGCCTGTACTTCGAGGCGCACATGGGCGCCGAGGCGATCAAGCGCCGCCTCGAGTCGTTCGACCTCGAGGCGGAGGCGGAGCTGCTCCACGAGCAGATCGCGAACGGCAAGGGTCAGAAGAAGATCCGCGCCATCAAGCGCCTGCGCGTCGTCAACTCCTTCCTGCAGACCGGCAACTCGCCGGCCGCGATGGTGCTCGACGTCGTGCCGGTCATCCCGCCGGAGCTTCGCCCCATGGTGCAGCTCGACGGTGGCCGCTTCGCGACCTCCGACCTCAACGACCTCTACCGTCGTGTGATCAACCGCAACAACCGTCTTCGTCGTCTGCTCGACCTCGGCGCCCCCGAGATCATCGTCAACAACGAGAAGCGGATGCTGCAGGAGGCCGTCGACGCCCTGTTCGACAACGGCCGCCGCGGTCGCCCCGTCACGGGTACCGGCAACCGCGCCCTCAAGTCCCTGAGCGACATGCTCAAGGGAAAGCAGGGTCGCTTCCGCCAGAACCTGCTCGGCAAGCGCGTCGACTACTCGGGCCGTTCGGTCATCATCGTCGGACCGCAGCTCAAGCTGCACCAGTGCGGTCTGCCGAAGCAGATGGCGCTCGAGCTGTTCAAGCCATTCGTCATCAAGCGCCTCATCGACCTGTCGCACGCGCAGAACATCAAGGCCGCCAAGCGCATGGTGGAGCGTTCGCGCCCGCAGGTGTGGGACGTGCTCGAGGAGATCATCCGCGAGCGCCCCGTGCTGCTGAACCGCGCGCCCACGCTGCACCGTCTCGGCATCCAGGCGTTCGAGCCGCAGCTCGTGGAGGGCAAGGCCATCCAGCTGCACCCGCTCGTCTGCGCCGCGTTCAACGCGGACTTCGACGGTGACCAGATGGCCGTGCACCTCCCCCTCTCGGTGGAGGCGCAGGCGGAGGCCCGCGTGCTCATGCTCGCGTCGAACAACATCCTGAAGCCGTCGGACGGCCGCCCGGTGACCCTGCCCTCGCAGGACATGATCATCGGTCTGCACCACCTGACGACGGTCAAGGAGGGCGCCGTCGGCGAGGGTCGCGCGTTCGCGTCGATCGCCGAGGCGATCCTCGCGAAGGACGAGGGCACCCTCGACCTCAACGCGAAGGTCCGCATCCGTCTCGAGGGCGTGTACCTCGAGAACGCGGACGAGGACTTCGTGCAGGGCTCGACCAAGGTGCTCGAGACCACGCTCGGCCGCGCGCTCTTCAACCAGGCGCTCCCGACCGACTACTGGTACGTCGAGGCCGTCGCCGACAAGGGCAAGATCTCCGCGATCGTCAACGACCTCGCGGAGCGCTACCCCAAGGTGGAGGTCGCCGCTGCGCTCGACCGCATCAAGGACGCCGGCTTCTACTGGGCCACGCGCTCGGGTGTGACCGTCGCCCTCAGCGACATCATCACGCCGCAGGACAAGCCCGCGATCGTGTCGAAGCACGAGAAGCAGGCCGCGAAGATCCAGTCGGAGTTCGACAAGGGTCTGATCGACGACGCGACGCGCCGCAAGGAGCTCATCGACATCTGGACGGAGGCGACCAACGAGATCGCCAAGTCCATGCAGGAGAGCTACCCCAAGGACAACAACATCTTCCGGATGGTGTCGTCGGGTGCCCGTGGTAACTGGCTGCAGGTGCGCAACATCTCGGGTATCCGCGGCCTCGTCGCAAACCCGAAGGGTGAGACCATCGCGCGCCCGATCATCTCGTCCTACCGCGAGGGTCTGTCGGTGGCGGAGTACTTCATCGCCACGCACGGTGCCCGTAAGGGTCTCGCCGACACCGCCCTCCGTACCGCGGACTCCGGCTACCTGACGCGTCGTCTCGTCGACGTCTCGCAGGATGTCATCATCCGCGAGGACGACTGCGGCACGACCAAGGGTCTCGAGATCCGCATCGCGGCGAAGATCGGCGACGAGCTGGTCCGCGACGAGAACGTCGAGAACTCGGTCTACGCGCGCTCGCTCGCCGAGGACGCGGTCGACGCAAAGGGCGAGGTCGTGGCCCCCGCGGGCTCCGACGTCGGCGACGTGCTCATCAACGAGCTCATCGCGGCCGGTGTCGAGACCGTCAAGGTGCGCTCGGTGCTCACGTGCGAGTCGGCGGTCGGCGTCTGCGCCGCCTGCTACGGCCGTTCGCTCGCGACCGGCAAGCTCGTCGACATCGGCGAGGCGGTCGGCATCATCGCCGCCCAGTCGATCGGCGAGCCCGGCACGCAGCTGACGATGCGTACCTTCCACCAGGGTGGTACCGCCGGTGCCGACGACATCACGCAGGGTCTGCCCCGTGTCACCGAGCTCTTCGAGGCCCGTACTCCGAAGGGCGCGAGCCCGATCGCGGAGGCCGCCGGTCGCATCGAGATCGAGGACACCGAGAAGCAGCGTCGGATCATCCTCACGCCCGACAACGGCGACGAGCCGATCCTCTACCCCGTGCTCAAGCGCGCCACCCTCCTCGTGGAGGACGGCCAGCACGTGGAGCTCGGCCAGCAGTTCGTCGTCGGAAACCTCGACCCGAAGGAGGTCCTGCGCGTGCAGGGCGTCCGTGCGGTGCAGAAGCACCTCGTCGACGGCGTGCAGGGCGTCTACCGCTCGCAGGGTGTGCCGATCCACGACAAGCACATCGAGGTCATCGTCCGTCAGATGATGCGCAAGGTGACCGTCGTCGAGCACGGCGACACCGAGCTGCTGCCCGGTGAGCTCGTGGACCGTTCGCGGTACACGGAGATCAACCGTGCGGCGATCGTCGAGGGCAAGAAGCCGGCGTCGGCGCGTCAGGAGGTCATGGGTATCACCAAGGCCTCGCTCGCGACCGAGTCCTGGCTGTCGGCGGCCTCTTTCCAGGAGACCACCCGCGTGCTCACGCAGGCCGCGATGGAGGGTCGCTCCGACCCGCTGGTCGGCCTCAAGGAGAACGTGATCATCGGACAGCTGATCCCGGCGGGTACCGGACTCTCGAAGTACCGGAACGTGTCGGTCGAGGCGACCGAGGAGGCGAAGGCGGAGCGTTACCCGAACCGCATCTTCGCCGACGACTCGGCGTTCTCGGAGGCCGATCTGAGCTTTGTCGACTTCGACAGCTTCAGCTCGGACGACTTCCAGCCCGGTACCTATAACTGA